In Asticcacaulis sp. SL142, the sequence GCCGTCGCATAATCGGCTTGAGCCGGGGATATGGTCAGGCAGGTGACCTTGGCCCCGATGGTTTGCGCCGCATATTGGGCGAATCCCCCCCACCCGCAGCCGATTTCAAGCACATGCTGACCGGGCTTGAGATCAACCAGCTTAGCCAGCGCCGCATATTTGGCGGCCTGCGCCGTTTCAAGGTCGGTTTCACTTTCAAATAAGGCCGACGAATAGGTCATGCTGGGGTCAAGCCACTGACCATAGAAATCATTGCCCAGATCATAGTGCGCAAAAATATTGCGCTTGGAGCCCTCTTTGGTGTTTTTATTAAAGGCGTGGACGATATTGTTAAACGCCCGCACCAGCGGATTGCCAACCAGCAATATCTTAAGCTTATCAAGGTTGTGGCTGAGCACCGTCAACAAAGCGGCCAGATCGGGGGTATCCCATTCGCCTTCGCGGTAGCCGTCGCAGAAGCCGATATCGCCCGACGCCATCACCCGGCGGATAAACCGGGTGTTCTTTACCTGCAATTGCGCCGAAGGCCCCTCTTCTACCCCCGTAAGCGACCAGACGCCGCCATTCGGAAACACAATATCCAGGCGGCCTTTACGCCAGTTTTTATTGAGAATTTTCAGTATTTTGCGGAACGCCGCCGGTAAAATAGACATATCCACCGGCTTAAGCGCAGTTGAGGTGCGCGCGGCTGTATCTGACGCAGAGTGGTTTACTGGTGACGTGAGCATACGCAGGCACCCTTCCTCTTTGTTTGAGGCAAATATATCTTATTTAATGAGACGAAGACACAAAAAAGCGATACCCGATGCTACCGCACTGGCCACAGCACCCCAGCCTATGTCTATGTAAGATAATGGCGCTGACCAGTTTCTGACCACGG encodes:
- a CDS encoding SAM-dependent methyltransferase is translated as MLTSPVNHSASDTAARTSTALKPVDMSILPAAFRKILKILNKNWRKGRLDIVFPNGGVWSLTGVEEGPSAQLQVKNTRFIRRVMASGDIGFCDGYREGEWDTPDLAALLTVLSHNLDKLKILLVGNPLVRAFNNIVHAFNKNTKEGSKRNIFAHYDLGNDFYGQWLDPSMTYSSALFESETDLETAQAAKYAALAKLVDLKPGQHVLEIGCGWGGFAQYAAQTIGAKVTCLTISPAQADYATARMKRHGLDNLVDIRLMDYRDVEGEFDAVVSIEMFEAVGEAYWDAYFDQVKARLKPGGKAGLQIITIRDDLFDEYRQRSDFIQKYIFPGGMLPSLTKLKDQAVRVGLSPLKTYGFALDYAHTLKLWAQRFEAAWKAGRISGFDGPFRKQWLFYLAYCEAGFRTGRTDVIHFGLQRP